The following proteins are encoded in a genomic region of Methanoculleus bourgensis MS2:
- a CDS encoding OBG GTPase family GTP-binding protein: protein MSSVEEQIRELEDELKNTPYNKATSKHIGRLKAKLAKIRDEAVTQAMASSGGGEGYSVKKSGDATVVLVGFPSVGKSTLLNRLTGTNLSETAAYAFTTLSVIPGAMEHRGAKIQVLDIPGLIAGAAMGKGRGKEVIAVVRSADLILILVDVFNEQHTDVLLRELHDAGIRINRHKPDITIKKTGSGGIRLNTVGNVDLDVEEIRSILAENKIVNADVLIRGEVTQDDFIDAMIGNRVYVPAFIAVNKVDLVDEKTRAEIEKKLTRRFGEPPVMVSAHSGYRIEDLKDTIFDSLEFMRVYLKPVGGPADMEEPLIIRIPATVEDVCNRLHRDFADKFRYARVWGESAKHDAQRVGIAHQLADGDILSIVTRR from the coding sequence ATGAGCAGTGTCGAAGAGCAGATTCGGGAACTTGAGGACGAGCTCAAGAACACCCCGTACAACAAGGCGACCTCCAAGCATATCGGTCGCCTCAAGGCGAAACTCGCGAAGATTCGCGACGAAGCGGTAACCCAGGCCATGGCCTCGTCCGGCGGGGGCGAGGGCTACTCCGTGAAGAAGTCGGGGGACGCCACTGTCGTCCTGGTCGGTTTCCCGTCCGTGGGAAAGAGTACGCTGCTCAACAGGCTCACCGGCACCAACCTGAGCGAGACGGCGGCCTACGCCTTCACGACCCTCTCCGTCATCCCGGGCGCGATGGAGCACCGGGGCGCAAAGATCCAGGTCCTGGATATCCCCGGCCTCATCGCCGGCGCCGCCATGGGCAAAGGGCGCGGGAAAGAGGTCATCGCCGTGGTGCGGAGCGCCGACCTGATCCTCATCCTGGTCGATGTCTTCAACGAGCAGCATACGGACGTCCTCCTCCGCGAGCTCCACGATGCCGGGATCAGGATCAACCGCCACAAACCTGACATCACCATAAAAAAGACCGGCAGCGGCGGTATCAGGCTCAACACCGTCGGCAACGTCGATCTCGATGTCGAGGAGATCCGCTCAATCCTCGCGGAGAACAAGATCGTCAATGCTGATGTCCTGATCAGGGGCGAGGTCACTCAGGATGACTTCATCGACGCGATGATCGGTAACAGGGTCTACGTCCCCGCGTTCATCGCGGTCAACAAGGTCGACCTGGTGGACGAGAAGACACGGGCAGAGATAGAGAAGAAATTGACCCGGCGGTTCGGCGAGCCGCCTGTCATGGTATCGGCACACAGCGGCTACCGCATCGAAGACCTCAAGGACACCATATTCGATAGCCTGGAGTTCATGCGTGTCTATCTCAAGCCAGTCGGCGGCCCCGCGGATATGGAGGAGCCGCTGATCATCCGGATCCCGGCAACGGTCGAGGACGTCTGCAACCGCCTCCACCGAGACTTCGCGGACAAGTTCCGGTATGCGAGGGTCTGGGGCGAATCGGCAAAACACGACGCACAGCGTGTCGGGATCGCTCACCAGCTGGCGGACGGGGACATCCTCTCCATCGTCACCCGCCGCTGA
- a CDS encoding tRNA (guanine(10)-N(2))-dimethyltransferase, whose amino-acid sequence MDIVEVTEGKTRFFVPKQDPHLQFPPGGGPVFYNPRMELNRDSTVLLLSTLRPESYLDAMGASGVRGLRVAREVGIPVTINDHNPKAIDLIRGNVGTLGLNAEVTREDANALMSSRRFDAVDLDPFGTPAPFVDSAARSAVNYLFVTATDTAPLCGAHLKAGMRRYFSRPRNTEYHAEVGLRTLLGFVVREVIKYDRGVEPLFCYAHEHFHRLHLALRDGAAAADRTLARIGYVMQCPHCLYRSEQTGMLPEPEECALCSANLVPVGPLWIGSINDDRTLCRMQEALPGVAVGTGPRIARLLDTCRQELETSSHYDYHVIAKAERVSPGAIATVIEQLEALGYRASRAHYSGTAIKTDAPLPTLKRVISGG is encoded by the coding sequence ATGGATATTGTTGAGGTTACTGAAGGGAAAACCCGGTTTTTCGTGCCAAAACAGGATCCTCACCTTCAGTTCCCGCCTGGAGGCGGTCCGGTCTTTTACAATCCCCGCATGGAGCTGAACCGGGATTCCACCGTCCTCCTGCTCTCCACCCTGCGGCCAGAGAGTTACCTTGACGCCATGGGGGCGTCCGGCGTCCGGGGGCTCCGGGTGGCACGCGAGGTCGGGATTCCAGTGACGATCAACGACCATAACCCGAAGGCCATCGACCTGATCAGGGGAAACGTCGGGACGCTGGGCCTCAACGCCGAGGTCACCAGGGAGGATGCAAACGCGCTGATGAGCAGCAGGAGGTTTGATGCCGTCGATCTCGACCCCTTCGGGACGCCGGCACCCTTCGTCGATTCCGCGGCACGGAGCGCCGTGAACTACCTCTTCGTCACCGCCACCGATACCGCACCCCTCTGCGGGGCACACTTAAAAGCAGGTATGCGCCGCTACTTCTCCCGCCCACGGAACACCGAGTACCACGCCGAGGTCGGCCTCCGGACGCTGCTCGGGTTTGTGGTGCGCGAGGTGATCAAGTACGACCGGGGGGTTGAACCGCTCTTCTGCTACGCGCACGAGCACTTCCACCGCCTGCATCTGGCGCTCAGGGACGGGGCAGCGGCGGCCGACCGGACGCTTGCGCGGATCGGCTACGTGATGCAGTGTCCGCACTGCCTCTACCGCTCGGAGCAGACTGGGATGCTCCCCGAACCAGAGGAATGCGCGCTCTGCAGCGCAAACCTCGTGCCGGTCGGCCCTCTCTGGATAGGGAGCATCAACGACGACCGGACGCTTTGTCGGATGCAGGAGGCGCTGCCCGGCGTGGCGGTCGGCACCGGCCCGAGGATCGCGCGGCTGCTCGATACCTGCCGCCAGGAGCTGGAGACCTCGAGCCATTACGACTACCACGTCATCGCGAAAGCAGAGCGGGTCTCGCCCGGCGCAATCGCGACCGTCATCGAACAGTTAGAGGCGCTCGGATACCGGGCAAGCCGCGCACACTACTCAGGAACGGCCATAAAGACCGATGCGCCTCTTCCAACCCTCAAAAGAGTGATCAGCGGCGGGTGA
- a CDS encoding geranylgeranylglycerol-phosphate geranylgeranyltransferase, with translation MSVSALVRITRPHNAVVAGLTALLGYLIATGTLTSPSLLLAVVVVLVTAAGNVINDVYDIEIDRINRPERPIPSGEISLRGAKVYTVALFAGGIALAALTTPLCLLIALINSVILVAYAVWLKRTPVFGNIAVAYLTASIFLFGGAFAGIEGLIRNISLATITFLATVAREVLKDAEDVDGDAAGGARTLPMIIGIQGTGVVAFACACGAVAASILPIGDWWGLFYLIAIGFVDAVILFGASRGLRCTTPDCVRESGATSILRAGMFAALAVFAIAAVM, from the coding sequence ATGAGTGTCTCCGCTCTCGTCAGGATTACCCGCCCGCACAATGCCGTCGTTGCCGGCCTCACCGCACTCCTCGGGTACCTCATCGCCACAGGGACGCTCACGTCGCCGTCGCTCCTGCTCGCTGTGGTCGTCGTGCTCGTCACTGCCGCCGGGAATGTCATAAACGACGTCTACGACATCGAGATCGACCGGATCAACCGGCCCGAACGGCCCATACCCTCGGGAGAGATCAGCCTCCGGGGGGCGAAGGTGTACACGGTGGCGCTCTTTGCCGGTGGGATTGCGCTCGCCGCCCTGACGACGCCGCTCTGCCTCCTGATCGCTCTCATCAACTCGGTGATCCTGGTCGCCTACGCCGTCTGGCTGAAACGGACCCCGGTCTTTGGCAACATCGCCGTCGCCTACCTGACAGCGAGCATATTCCTCTTCGGCGGTGCGTTTGCCGGCATCGAGGGGCTTATCAGGAATATATCGCTCGCGACGATCACGTTCCTCGCCACCGTTGCACGAGAGGTCCTAAAAGACGCAGAGGACGTGGACGGTGATGCGGCCGGGGGCGCACGCACCCTCCCGATGATCATTGGTATCCAGGGGACCGGGGTGGTGGCGTTCGCCTGCGCTTGCGGCGCCGTGGCGGCAAGCATCCTCCCCATCGGCGACTGGTGGGGCCTCTTCTACCTCATCGCCATCGGGTTTGTGGACGCCGTCATCCTCTTCGGGGCCTCGCGGGGTCTCCGGTGCACCACACCCGATTGCGTCCGGGAATCCGGGGCAACCTCGATCCTGCGGGCCGGGATGTTTGCCGCGCTCGCGGTCTTTGCGATTGCCGCGGTGATGTGA
- a CDS encoding polymer-forming cytoskeletal protein, with protein sequence MKIEGNFITPPDTHIWGNIIVAGCLELGPYSTVGGYVQAGRVVIGHDARIKGPITVLETATVCDNAHLHSIQAGGNITLRPGVRVGDVNSAETIFVYGKVASDRLFGRAVKVYGT encoded by the coding sequence GTGAAGATAGAAGGAAATTTTATCACCCCTCCGGATACGCACATCTGGGGCAATATAATCGTTGCCGGCTGCCTCGAACTCGGGCCGTACTCAACGGTCGGCGGTTATGTTCAGGCAGGGAGGGTCGTCATCGGCCATGATGCCAGGATAAAAGGGCCGATCACTGTCCTGGAGACCGCCACCGTCTGTGATAACGCACATCTTCACTCTATCCAGGCAGGAGGGAACATCACCCTCAGGCCGGGTGTCAGGGTCGGCGATGTCAACAGCGCAGAGACGATCTTCGTCTACGGCAAGGTCGCGAGCGACCGGTTATTCGGCAGGGCCGTGAAAGTCTACGGGACCTGA
- a CDS encoding DUF116 domain-containing protein: protein MAFFETGIWVGLMTLIGEVTFFFILGMVLAAIALAIIATASITRGKFYLPRILIPGMVLLEGLVKAFCKLLGLDDKDLITFFITLRNTMNTKAFSETPVERRAVFLPQCLRSAECPAHLTPEGLECRRCGRCAVGENKAWLEGIGYRVFIVPGSTFIKRMVKKYHPRAIIGVGCLMEVKEGIDMADRIGIIAIGVVNFKDGCVETVADWTGVRDAALLGIDHPSGPVDFHGPAE, encoded by the coding sequence ATGGCGTTCTTTGAGACCGGGATCTGGGTCGGGCTGATGACCCTTATCGGGGAGGTTACGTTCTTCTTCATCCTCGGGATGGTGCTTGCGGCGATAGCCCTCGCAATCATCGCCACCGCCTCGATAACCAGAGGAAAGTTCTACCTTCCCCGGATCCTGATACCGGGCATGGTCCTCCTGGAGGGGCTCGTGAAGGCGTTCTGCAAACTCCTCGGGCTGGACGATAAGGATCTCATCACATTCTTCATAACGCTTCGGAATACCATGAACACAAAGGCCTTCTCAGAGACCCCGGTGGAGCGGCGGGCAGTCTTCCTGCCCCAGTGCCTGCGGTCGGCCGAGTGCCCGGCACACCTGACGCCGGAAGGTCTGGAATGCCGGCGCTGCGGCCGCTGTGCGGTCGGGGAGAACAAGGCGTGGCTCGAGGGGATCGGGTATCGTGTCTTTATTGTCCCGGGCTCGACGTTTATCAAACGGATGGTCAAGAAGTATCACCCGCGGGCGATCATCGGCGTCGGCTGTCTCATGGAGGTAAAAGAGGGGATCGATATGGCCGACCGGATAGGGATCATCGCCATCGGTGTGGTGAACTTCAAGGACGGGTGCGTGGAGACGGTTGCAGACTGGACCGGAGTGAGGGATGCCGCCCTGCTCGGCATCGATCACCCGTCAGGTCCCGTAGACTTTCACGGCCCTGCCGAATAA
- the mtnA gene encoding S-methyl-5-thioribose-1-phosphate isomerase: protein MPEREPYTIAWEEETGSIVYIDQTLLPGQYRVVRCTTVEDLARAIRRLEVRGAPALGIAGAMGVALAAVRSAEPDLDRFREGVGQAADLLRGTRPTAVNLAWGIDRVVRKVAMAASVAEAKALAIAEANAVAEEDELTCRRLGTFGEELFPARCTVLTHCNAGALACRCWGTALGVIRSAVAAGKDVRVIACETRPLNQGSRLTCWELARDGIDVTLIPDSSAAYLMRKGAIDLVIVGADRITKDAVFNKIGTYMHAVAARHHGIPFYVAAPVSTFDLARTEKEITVEERDRTELAYCGDRQLAPDGVAVLNYAFDATPLDLVDAIITEIGVLRPPYADSFRLVGKEEGI, encoded by the coding sequence ATGCCAGAGAGGGAGCCCTACACCATCGCGTGGGAGGAAGAGACCGGAAGCATCGTCTACATCGACCAGACCCTCCTCCCCGGCCAGTACAGAGTGGTGCGGTGCACCACCGTCGAGGACCTTGCCCGAGCGATCCGGAGGCTCGAGGTCAGGGGGGCGCCTGCGCTCGGCATCGCAGGCGCGATGGGTGTGGCGCTCGCGGCCGTCCGGAGCGCTGAACCGGATCTGGACCGGTTCCGAGAGGGGGTCGGGCAGGCCGCAGACCTGCTCAGGGGCACCCGCCCGACCGCGGTGAACCTCGCATGGGGGATCGACCGTGTGGTAAGAAAGGTGGCGATGGCTGCATCGGTTGCGGAAGCGAAGGCACTCGCGATCGCAGAAGCAAATGCCGTCGCCGAGGAGGACGAACTGACCTGCCGGAGGCTCGGTACGTTCGGCGAAGAACTCTTCCCTGCCAGGTGCACCGTGCTCACCCACTGCAATGCGGGAGCGCTCGCCTGCCGGTGCTGGGGAACGGCGCTCGGGGTGATCAGGTCGGCGGTTGCTGCCGGAAAGGACGTGCGGGTGATCGCCTGCGAGACCAGGCCGCTGAACCAGGGGTCCCGGCTCACCTGCTGGGAACTCGCTCGGGACGGGATCGACGTGACCCTCATCCCTGACTCATCGGCAGCATACCTGATGCGGAAGGGAGCGATCGACCTCGTCATCGTCGGTGCGGACCGTATCACGAAGGATGCGGTCTTCAACAAGATCGGGACCTACATGCACGCCGTCGCCGCCCGCCATCACGGGATACCGTTCTACGTCGCGGCGCCGGTCTCCACGTTCGACCTCGCCCGGACCGAGAAGGAGATCACCGTCGAGGAGCGGGACCGGACCGAACTTGCGTACTGCGGCGACCGCCAGCTCGCACCCGACGGGGTGGCCGTGCTCAACTACGCCTTCGATGCCACCCCCCTCGACCTTGTCGATGCGATCATCACCGAGATCGGGGTGCTCCGGCCGCCATACGCAGACTCGTTCAGGCTGGTCGGGAAAGAGGAGGGGATCTGA
- a CDS encoding CoB--CoM heterodisulfide reductase iron-sulfur subunit A family protein, whose protein sequence is MADVVIIGAGVAGIQAALDLAGHNIHVHLIEREPSIGGHMAQLDKTFPTNDCSMCILSPKMVEVGRNPNVTIHTCSEVESVEGEAGNFHVRVRKHPRYIIEDECNGCGDCTQICPVEVYNRFDAGIGVRKAIYKPHAQAVPDIVVKDQEHCIECGLCYDVCGREAILREDEERVIDIQAASIIVATGYGTFDARGKAQLRYLTIPDVITSLEFERMINASGPTGGELRRLSNGKPPRSIAFVQCVGSRDIAAGHPYCSGVCCMYAMKNAMLIREKNPEIEVTVFYNDIRAYGKGYEEYYERAKSLGIRFVRGFPGEVLEENDHLTMVAENTETCEVETVHPDLVVLSVGLEPAHGAGDIGRMLGIPQEETGFFGVADQKVGPVLTVKPGVYVAGTATAPRDIPDSVAMGGAAAMRAYLDTLRAG, encoded by the coding sequence ATGGCTGACGTCGTCATCATCGGGGCCGGGGTCGCTGGCATCCAGGCGGCGCTCGACCTCGCCGGCCACAACATCCACGTGCATCTCATCGAGCGCGAACCCTCCATCGGCGGACATATGGCGCAGCTCGACAAGACGTTCCCGACCAACGACTGCTCCATGTGTATCCTCTCTCCGAAGATGGTGGAAGTGGGCCGGAACCCGAACGTCACCATCCACACATGCTCCGAGGTCGAGTCGGTCGAGGGCGAGGCGGGGAACTTCCATGTCAGGGTCAGGAAGCACCCCCGCTACATCATCGAGGACGAGTGCAACGGGTGCGGGGACTGCACCCAGATCTGCCCGGTGGAGGTCTACAACCGGTTTGACGCCGGCATCGGTGTTCGGAAAGCCATCTACAAGCCCCACGCGCAGGCCGTCCCCGACATCGTCGTCAAGGACCAGGAGCACTGCATCGAGTGCGGTCTCTGCTATGACGTCTGCGGCAGGGAGGCGATCCTCCGTGAGGACGAGGAGCGGGTCATCGATATCCAGGCGGCAAGCATCATCGTCGCAACCGGTTACGGGACGTTTGATGCCAGGGGTAAGGCACAACTCCGCTACCTCACCATCCCGGACGTGATCACGAGCCTCGAGTTTGAACGGATGATCAATGCGAGCGGGCCGACAGGAGGCGAACTGAGGCGGCTTTCCAACGGCAAACCGCCCCGGAGCATAGCCTTCGTCCAGTGTGTCGGCTCCCGGGATATCGCCGCCGGCCACCCCTACTGCTCCGGGGTCTGCTGCATGTACGCGATGAAGAACGCCATGCTCATCCGGGAGAAGAACCCCGAGATCGAGGTCACCGTCTTCTACAACGACATCCGGGCATACGGCAAGGGCTACGAGGAGTACTACGAGCGGGCGAAGAGCCTCGGGATCCGGTTCGTCCGTGGGTTCCCGGGGGAGGTGCTCGAGGAGAACGACCACCTGACGATGGTTGCTGAGAACACCGAGACCTGCGAGGTGGAGACGGTCCACCCTGACCTTGTGGTGCTCTCGGTCGGGCTTGAGCCTGCCCATGGAGCGGGGGATATCGGCAGGATGCTTGGTATCCCGCAGGAAGAGACCGGGTTCTTCGGTGTTGCCGACCAGAAAGTCGGCCCTGTGCTCACGGTGAAGCCCGGGGTCTACGTTGCAGGGACGGCCACCGCGCCGAGGGATATACCTGACTCGGTCGCCATGGGCGGGGCGGCGGCGATGCGGGCGTACCTGGACACGCTCAGGGCGGGATGA
- a CDS encoding gamma carbonic anhydrase family protein, which translates to MESGSVVGDRVFIAENATVIGDVTLADDVSIWFGAVVRADKDMITVGAGSNVQDNAVVHTTVGFPVSIGAEVSVGHGAILHGCTVRDRVLVGMGAIVLNGAVVGEGSIIGAGAVVTEGKEIPPHSLVLGVPGKVVRETTPEQQESIVHNAREYVKLAGRYRHG; encoded by the coding sequence ATGGAGAGTGGATCAGTTGTGGGGGACCGCGTCTTTATTGCGGAGAACGCAACAGTCATCGGAGACGTGACGCTCGCCGACGACGTGAGCATCTGGTTCGGCGCCGTGGTCAGGGCCGATAAGGACATGATCACGGTAGGGGCGGGCTCAAACGTCCAGGACAACGCCGTCGTCCACACCACGGTCGGGTTCCCGGTCAGCATCGGGGCTGAGGTCTCTGTCGGTCACGGCGCCATCCTGCACGGCTGCACCGTTCGCGACCGGGTACTCGTCGGAATGGGCGCCATCGTCCTGAACGGCGCGGTGGTGGGGGAAGGGTCCATCATCGGCGCCGGTGCCGTGGTGACCGAAGGAAAAGAGATCCCGCCGCACTCGCTGGTCCTCGGCGTGCCCGGGAAAGTGGTCAGGGAGACGACGCCCGAACAACAGGAGAGCATCGTCCACAATGCACGGGAATACGTCAAACTTGCAGGGAGGTACCGCCATGGCTGA
- a CDS encoding phosphopantetheine adenylyltransferase, with protein MKVMVGGTFDPLHAGHKKLLSRSFELAGPDGEVIIGLTTDEFAGAKVHPVHPYQERLANITTFIRKRGYTAEWKVEPLSDRYGSALDADFDILVVSEETFPVAVEINELRRQRGRRKVDLHEISCVLAEDGRRISSTRVYRGEIDRYGRLIR; from the coding sequence ATGAAAGTGATGGTCGGGGGGACGTTCGATCCCCTGCATGCCGGGCACAAGAAACTCCTCTCCCGTTCCTTTGAACTGGCAGGGCCTGATGGTGAGGTGATCATAGGGTTGACGACCGACGAGTTTGCCGGCGCGAAGGTGCACCCTGTCCACCCCTACCAGGAACGGCTGGCAAACATTACGACTTTTATCAGGAAACGCGGCTACACGGCAGAGTGGAAGGTCGAACCGCTCTCCGACCGCTACGGCAGCGCCCTCGATGCGGACTTTGACATACTCGTCGTCTCAGAGGAGACCTTCCCGGTTGCCGTGGAGATAAACGAACTCCGACGGCAGCGGGGAAGGAGAAAAGTGGACCTCCACGAGATCTCGTGCGTCCTCGCTGAAGACGGCCGGCGGATCTCGAGCACCCGGGTCTACCGGGGGGAGATCGACCGGTACGGGCGCCTGATCAGATAA
- the pyrI gene encoding aspartate carbamoyltransferase regulatory subunit produces the protein MSRTDPSRGLLVSPIRNGTVIDHITAGEALNVLKILGITGSTRECLSIATNVGSKRLGKKDIVKIERRELRKEEVDRIALIAPHAKINIIREYQVVEKKGVKIPKVLKGVVRCPNPGCITNTNEPVESTFEVLEKGLHCLYCDWLIKDDITNYII, from the coding sequence ATGAGCAGGACCGATCCGTCACGGGGGCTGCTCGTCAGCCCTATCAGGAACGGCACCGTGATCGACCATATCACGGCAGGCGAGGCGTTGAACGTCTTAAAGATCCTCGGCATCACAGGGTCGACCCGGGAATGCCTGAGCATCGCAACGAACGTCGGGAGCAAGCGGCTCGGGAAGAAGGATATCGTCAAGATAGAGAGGCGGGAACTCCGGAAAGAGGAGGTAGACCGGATCGCCCTGATCGCACCGCATGCAAAGATCAACATCATCCGGGAGTACCAGGTGGTGGAGAAGAAGGGCGTGAAGATCCCGAAGGTCCTCAAAGGCGTGGTCAGGTGCCCGAATCCCGGTTGCATCACAAACACAAACGAGCCGGTGGAGAGCACGTTCGAGGTGCTTGAGAAAGGGCTGCACTGCCTCTACTGTGACTGGTTGATCAAGGACGATATCACAAACTACATTATCTGA
- the pyrB gene encoding aspartate carbamoyltransferase, with protein MYHIISIRDFERSDLDYLLDRAQEFDTGSYQPRMLEDKLAALLFFEPSTRTRMSFATAMARLGGRWISVDSVEASSIVKGETLADTIRVLSGYADAIVLRHPKEGAARLASEFATVPVINAGDGAGQHPSQTLLDLYTIRQSMPVDGINVGLLGDLRYGRTAHSLALALSLYGVTLHTIAPGGLEMPANITLELRERGMEVVEHEDVQEVVRDLDVLYVTRIQRERFPDSASYYNVASSYRITPDLLAGVKEHLMILHPLPRAGEIDPAVDRTPYARYFEQARNGVPVRMALLSEVMG; from the coding sequence ATGTACCACATTATTTCTATCCGTGATTTTGAGCGCAGCGATCTTGATTACCTGCTCGATCGGGCGCAGGAGTTTGATACCGGGAGCTACCAGCCCCGGATGCTTGAGGATAAACTTGCGGCTCTTCTCTTCTTTGAGCCCAGCACCCGCACACGGATGTCGTTTGCGACGGCCATGGCGCGGCTCGGCGGAAGGTGGATCAGCGTCGATTCGGTCGAGGCAAGTTCTATCGTCAAGGGAGAGACACTGGCCGACACCATCAGGGTGCTGAGCGGCTACGCGGACGCCATCGTGCTCCGCCACCCAAAGGAAGGGGCGGCACGGCTGGCAAGTGAGTTCGCCACGGTGCCGGTCATCAACGCTGGCGACGGCGCGGGGCAGCACCCGAGCCAGACGCTGCTCGACCTCTACACGATCAGGCAGTCGATGCCGGTTGATGGGATCAATGTCGGGCTGCTCGGGGACCTGCGCTACGGGAGGACCGCGCACTCGCTGGCACTCGCCCTCTCGCTCTATGGCGTCACGTTGCACACGATCGCGCCGGGGGGGCTCGAGATGCCGGCGAACATCACCCTCGAACTCAGGGAGCGCGGCATGGAGGTGGTCGAGCATGAGGACGTGCAGGAGGTTGTCCGGGATCTCGACGTCCTCTATGTCACGAGGATCCAGCGCGAGCGGTTCCCTGACTCGGCGTCGTACTACAACGTCGCGTCCAGTTACCGGATCACGCCCGACCTTCTTGCCGGCGTCAAGGAGCACCTGATGATCCTCCATCCGCTCCCGCGCGCCGGGGAGATCGACCCGGCGGTGGACCGCACGCCGTATGCGCGCTACTTTGAGCAGGCAAGGAACGGGGTGCCTGTCAGGATGGCGCTCCTCAGTGAGGTGATGGGATGA